A region of Trichoplusia ni isolate ovarian cell line Hi5 chromosome 23, tn1, whole genome shotgun sequence DNA encodes the following proteins:
- the LOC113504955 gene encoding exosome complex component RRP46, whose amino-acid sequence MVSENTDLKDFKLRPMKCECNYLSKSDGSAILSQGHTVSLVSVNGPLDVKMQSQSIEKATLEVLFSSKGGKPTVGDRYKEHVIRQTCETAILGSLYPRTGITVTIQELEDQGGFLACCINCSCLALLNAGLAMRHTFAAVSCAIDESGNIQLDPARDQLDTARANMTFVFDSREKSLVTGFTEGSYSEDAYSEAVERCRAASHLVFAFYKEIVSKYSNVIG is encoded by the exons AGTGAAAATACAGACTTGAAAGATTTTAAGTTAAGGCCAATGAAATGCGAGTGTAATTACCTCAGCAAATCCGATGGCTCGGCTATTTTATCACAAG GACACACAGTCTCTCTAGTCAGCGTGAATGGCCCTTTGGATGTGAAAATGCAGAGCCAGAGCATAGAGAAGGCAACACTGGAGGTGCTGTTCAGTAGTAAAGGAGGCAAGCCAACAGTTGGAGACAG gtacAAGGAGCATGTAATCAGACAGACCTGTGAAACAGCTATTCTTGGCAGTCTATACCCTCGTACTGGGATCACTGTCACTATACAGGAGTTGGAGGACCAAGGAGGA TTCCTTGCATGCTGTATAAACTGCTCCTGCCTCGCCCTGCTGAACGCGGGGCTCGCGATGCGCCACACGTTCGCGGCGGTGAGCTGTGCCATCGACGAGAGCGGCAACATACAGCTCGACCCCGCTCGCGACCAGCTCGACACAGCTCGCGCTAACATGACCTTCGTATTTGATAGCAGAGAAAAGTCGCTTGTTACAG GTTTCACAGAGGGCAGTTACAGCGAGGACGCGTACAGCGAGGCGGTGGAGCGGTGTCGCGCCGCCAGCCACCTGGTGTTCGCCTTCTACAAGGAGATCGTTAGCAAATACTCCAATGTTATAGGatga